A region of Photobacterium sanguinicancri DNA encodes the following proteins:
- the ftsI gene encoding peptidoglycan glycosyltransferase FtsI, with protein MNIFKRTKTTNQRRVKAPPVFIPWRFNLICGCVILALGLLIGRAAYIQVLEPGKLIQEGDLRSLRVKALPSARGIISDRNGEQLAVSVPVQAVWADPVQIYKHGGMVEQARWHALADVLGLDRQKLVKRIEKNQKRRFIYLARQVSPAMAAYVSKLKLAGVGLKDESRRFYPAGEVSAHLIGMTGIDSHGLEGVERTYDGWLTGEPGRKTVRKDRYGRVVENISLKQREPGKPLELSIDQRLQAMAYRAVKQAVVDYRATSASVVMVDVRTGEVLAMVNAPSYNPNNRDGLQSFRMRNRVITDAMEPGSTIKPFVVLTALENGVADENTIIDTGNGIMQVGGSRVRDVSKVGKANLARILQKSSNIGVSKLSLAMPVEALLGMYSSVGMGDPSGINLIGESQGFFPDRRRWSDFERATLAFGYGISVTPIQLVRAYATLGALGVSRPLSILKTDDVIPGRQVVSVENTRKLLKMLEMVTGKEGSAKRAAVPGYRVGAKTGTAKVAAAGGYSDEYIAMTAGLAPISNPRIAMVVVVNEPQGDQYYGGAIAAPIFADVMGSALQILNVPPDAGSGEKLNVVHNRGTSNADT; from the coding sequence ATGAATATCTTCAAACGAACTAAAACCACCAATCAACGCCGTGTTAAAGCGCCTCCCGTATTCATACCGTGGCGTTTTAATCTTATTTGCGGCTGCGTTATTTTAGCCTTAGGTCTATTGATCGGTCGTGCGGCTTATATTCAAGTGTTAGAGCCGGGCAAACTTATCCAAGAAGGCGATTTGCGTTCACTTCGCGTGAAAGCACTCCCGTCAGCGCGCGGTATTATTTCTGATCGTAACGGTGAGCAGCTTGCCGTGAGTGTACCTGTACAGGCGGTATGGGCCGATCCTGTTCAAATTTATAAGCATGGTGGCATGGTCGAACAGGCCCGCTGGCATGCGCTTGCTGATGTCTTAGGCCTTGATCGCCAAAAGTTAGTTAAGCGAATTGAAAAAAATCAAAAGCGTCGTTTTATTTATTTAGCCCGTCAGGTTAGTCCTGCTATGGCGGCGTATGTGAGTAAGCTCAAGCTTGCTGGCGTAGGCCTAAAAGACGAATCCCGCCGTTTTTACCCTGCTGGTGAAGTGAGTGCGCATTTAATTGGTATGACGGGCATTGATAGCCACGGTTTAGAAGGCGTTGAACGTACCTATGATGGTTGGTTAACTGGTGAACCCGGGCGTAAAACGGTGCGAAAAGATCGCTATGGCCGCGTAGTTGAAAATATTTCGCTTAAACAGCGAGAGCCAGGTAAACCGCTAGAACTGAGTATCGATCAGCGTTTGCAAGCCATGGCATACCGCGCCGTAAAACAAGCGGTTGTCGATTACCGTGCCACGTCTGCCAGTGTGGTGATGGTTGACGTTCGGACTGGTGAAGTGCTGGCCATGGTGAATGCCCCCTCTTATAACCCTAATAACCGTGATGGTTTGCAAAGTTTTCGAATGCGTAATCGGGTCATTACTGATGCGATGGAGCCAGGCTCAACCATTAAACCTTTTGTGGTGCTAACGGCACTCGAAAATGGTGTCGCTGATGAAAACACGATTATTGATACTGGCAATGGCATTATGCAGGTCGGTGGAAGTCGAGTGCGTGACGTATCAAAAGTCGGTAAAGCCAACTTAGCCCGTATCTTACAAAAATCCAGTAACATTGGTGTCAGTAAACTATCACTAGCTATGCCTGTTGAAGCCTTGCTCGGTATGTATAGCAGTGTTGGTATGGGAGACCCGTCAGGCATTAACCTGATTGGCGAATCACAAGGTTTCTTCCCAGATCGCCGTCGTTGGTCCGATTTTGAACGTGCTACCTTAGCTTTTGGCTACGGTATTTCGGTTACACCCATTCAGTTAGTACGTGCTTACGCAACCTTGGGTGCGCTAGGTGTGAGCCGTCCGCTCTCCATCCTAAAAACGGATGATGTTATTCCTGGGCGCCAAGTGGTGTCTGTTGAGAATACGCGTAAGTTACTAAAAATGCTTGAAATGGTAACGGGGAAAGAAGGCAGTGCTAAACGTGCTGCGGTACCTGGTTACCGCGTGGGTGCCAAAACGGGGACCGCAAAAGTTGCTGCCGCTGGCGGATACAGTGATGAATACATTGCGATGACGGCGGGTCTTGCGCCTATCAGTAATCCGCGTATTGCTATGGTTGTCGTCGTAAATGAGCCTCAGGGTGATCAATATTATGGCGGCGCAATTGCGGCGCCGATATTTGCAGATGTGATGGGAAGTGCACTGCAAAT